The Manihot esculenta cultivar AM560-2 chromosome 11, M.esculenta_v8, whole genome shotgun sequence genome includes a region encoding these proteins:
- the LOC110627060 gene encoding transcription factor MYB33 isoform X1 codes for MRHTKNESDDGVLSKDQTESLLAEEGSCGGSANGLMLKKGPWTSAEDEILIEYVKKHGEGNWNAVQKHSGLFRCGKSCRLRWANHLRPNLKKGSFTQEEEQLIIELHAKMGNKWARMAAHLPGRTDNEIKNYWNTRIKRRQRAGLPLYPPEVSLQASYESQLSLNISGIYSGDKDHQDLLQTNSYEIPEVIFDSLKANHGISSYVPELPVITASSMLMRGLSSSQYSNFMSPTVHCQKHLRESTTLIPGYSGSGKTEFTLSDQFQHNSCDRVAQSFGLSFPFHLDPTNKNPESFGGNQVSHILANGNFSASKPNYGFVKMELPSFQYPENDLGSWGISPPRLLEIIDTLNQSTPIGTVESSPHNSGLLDALLHESETLSSTKNHSSDKSSNSSIVTHGELAESSALNICNTEWEEYGDTLSSLGHTTTSLFGECTPISTCGSSMDEPSATETLTECSVGSNVKLTAVDQARSSEREKETTTRLDITHPDALLASDWLEDGSGYVEDQDFMLDNIAPLLSDDFSSDFEQMSTGASTSNQGWGLGSCAWNSMPAVCQMSELT; via the exons ATGAGACACACGAAAAATGAGAGTGATGATGGTGTTCTCTCCAAGGATCAGACTGAATCTCTGTTGGCTGAGGAAGGTAGCTGTGGTGGAAGTGCAAATGGACTTATGCTGAAGAAAGGGCCATGGACATCTGCTGAAGATGAAATTTTGATAGAATATGTGAAGAAGCATGGTGAAGGGAATTGGAATGCTGTTCAGAAGCACTCAGGGCTTTTCCGGTGTGGCAAAAGCTGTAGATTACGGTGGGCCAATCACCTGAGGCCTAATTTGAAGAAGGGGTCATTTACTCAGGAAGAAGAACAGCTAATCATTGAACTCCATGCAAAGATGGGAAACAAATGGGCACGCATGGCTGCACAT TTGCCTGGTCGTACAGACAATGAGATAAAGAATTACTGGAACACTCGAATTAAGAGGCGCCAACGGGCTGGTTTACCTCTGTATCCTCCTGAAGTCTCTTTGCAGGCATCCTACGAGAGCCAACTAAGCCTGAACATTAGTGGAATCTATTCTGGGGATAAAGATCATCAAGATCTCCTGCAAACCAACAGTTATGAGATACCTGAGGTTATATTTGACAGTTTAAAGGCCAACCATGGCATCTCATCTTATGTCCCTGAACTTCCTGTGATTACTGCAAGCAGCATGCTAATGAGAGGTCTGAGTTCTTCTCAATATAGTAACTTCATGTCGCCGACAGTGCATTGTCAAAAGCATCTTCGAGAATCAACAACCTTAATCCCTGGTTACAGTGGCAGTGGAAAAACTGAATTCACTCTGTCTGACCAGTTTCAGCATAATTCTTGTGACAGAGTTGCTCAATCCTTTGGGTTGTCTTTTCCATTTCATCTTGATCCCACCAACAAGAACCCAGAGTCCTTTGGTGGCAATCAAGTTAGCCATATCCTTGCAAATGGCAATTTCTCTGCTTCAAAGCCCAACTATGGGTTTGTGAAGATGGAGCTCCCTTCATTCCAATATCCAGAAAATGATTTAGGTAGCTGGGGGATATCCCCACCACGTTTACTTGAAATTATTGACACTTTGAACCAGTCTACACCTATAGGGACAGTTGAGTCATCTCCGCATAATAGTGGCCTATTGGATGCTTTACTTCATGAATCTGAAACTCTAAGCAGCACAAAGAATCATTCATCTGACAAGAGTTCAAATTCATCTATTGTTACTCATGGTGAACTTGCTGAAAGTTCTGCCTTGAATATTTGCAATACAGAATGGGAAGAATACGGTGATACCCTTTCCTCATTAGGTCATACCACAACTTCTCTTTTCGGTGAGTGCACTCCTATAAGTACCTGTGGAAGTTCTATGGATGAACCATCAGCTACTGAGACCTTAACTG AATGTTCTGTAGGTAGCAATGTAAAATTAACAGCAGTTGATCAAGCTCGGAGTTCAGAAAGGGAGAAAGAAACCACTACTCGATTGGATATTACTCACCCTGATGCTTTACTTGCTTCTGATTGGCTTGAAGATGGTTCAGGTTACGTTGAGGACCAAGACTTTATGCTGGATAACATAGCACCCCTTCTCAGTGATGATTTCAGCAGTGATTTTGAGCAAATGTCTACTGGAGCTTCTACATCAAATCAAGGATGGGGGCTTGGCTCTTGCGCATGGAATAGCATGCCTGCTGTATGTCAAATGTCTGAACTCACTTGA
- the LOC110627060 gene encoding transcription factor MYB33 isoform X2: MRHTKNESDDGVLSKDQTESLLAEEGSCGGSANGLMLKKGPWTSAEDEILIEYVKKHGEGNWNAVQKHSGLFRCGKSCRLRWANHLRPNLKKGSFTQEEEQLIIELHAKMGNKWARMAAHLPGRTDNEIKNYWNTRIKRRQRAGLPLYPPEVSLQASYESQLSLNISGIYSGDKDHQDLLQTNSYEIPEVIFDSLKANHGISSYVPELPVITASSMLMRGLSSSQYSNFMSPTVHCQKHLRESTTLIPGYSGSGKTEFTLSDQFQHNSCDRVAQSFGLSFPFHLDPTNKNPESFGGNQVSHILANGNFSASKPNYGFVKMELPSFQYPENDLGSWGISPPRLLEIIDTLNQSTPIGTVESSPHNSGLLDALLHESETLSSTKNHSSDKSSNSSIVTHGELAESSALNICNTEWEEYGDTLSSLGHTTTSLFGECTPISTCGSSMDEPSATETLTGSNVKLTAVDQARSSEREKETTTRLDITHPDALLASDWLEDGSGYVEDQDFMLDNIAPLLSDDFSSDFEQMSTGASTSNQGWGLGSCAWNSMPAVCQMSELT, encoded by the exons ATGAGACACACGAAAAATGAGAGTGATGATGGTGTTCTCTCCAAGGATCAGACTGAATCTCTGTTGGCTGAGGAAGGTAGCTGTGGTGGAAGTGCAAATGGACTTATGCTGAAGAAAGGGCCATGGACATCTGCTGAAGATGAAATTTTGATAGAATATGTGAAGAAGCATGGTGAAGGGAATTGGAATGCTGTTCAGAAGCACTCAGGGCTTTTCCGGTGTGGCAAAAGCTGTAGATTACGGTGGGCCAATCACCTGAGGCCTAATTTGAAGAAGGGGTCATTTACTCAGGAAGAAGAACAGCTAATCATTGAACTCCATGCAAAGATGGGAAACAAATGGGCACGCATGGCTGCACAT TTGCCTGGTCGTACAGACAATGAGATAAAGAATTACTGGAACACTCGAATTAAGAGGCGCCAACGGGCTGGTTTACCTCTGTATCCTCCTGAAGTCTCTTTGCAGGCATCCTACGAGAGCCAACTAAGCCTGAACATTAGTGGAATCTATTCTGGGGATAAAGATCATCAAGATCTCCTGCAAACCAACAGTTATGAGATACCTGAGGTTATATTTGACAGTTTAAAGGCCAACCATGGCATCTCATCTTATGTCCCTGAACTTCCTGTGATTACTGCAAGCAGCATGCTAATGAGAGGTCTGAGTTCTTCTCAATATAGTAACTTCATGTCGCCGACAGTGCATTGTCAAAAGCATCTTCGAGAATCAACAACCTTAATCCCTGGTTACAGTGGCAGTGGAAAAACTGAATTCACTCTGTCTGACCAGTTTCAGCATAATTCTTGTGACAGAGTTGCTCAATCCTTTGGGTTGTCTTTTCCATTTCATCTTGATCCCACCAACAAGAACCCAGAGTCCTTTGGTGGCAATCAAGTTAGCCATATCCTTGCAAATGGCAATTTCTCTGCTTCAAAGCCCAACTATGGGTTTGTGAAGATGGAGCTCCCTTCATTCCAATATCCAGAAAATGATTTAGGTAGCTGGGGGATATCCCCACCACGTTTACTTGAAATTATTGACACTTTGAACCAGTCTACACCTATAGGGACAGTTGAGTCATCTCCGCATAATAGTGGCCTATTGGATGCTTTACTTCATGAATCTGAAACTCTAAGCAGCACAAAGAATCATTCATCTGACAAGAGTTCAAATTCATCTATTGTTACTCATGGTGAACTTGCTGAAAGTTCTGCCTTGAATATTTGCAATACAGAATGGGAAGAATACGGTGATACCCTTTCCTCATTAGGTCATACCACAACTTCTCTTTTCGGTGAGTGCACTCCTATAAGTACCTGTGGAAGTTCTATGGATGAACCATCAGCTACTGAGACCTTAACTG GTAGCAATGTAAAATTAACAGCAGTTGATCAAGCTCGGAGTTCAGAAAGGGAGAAAGAAACCACTACTCGATTGGATATTACTCACCCTGATGCTTTACTTGCTTCTGATTGGCTTGAAGATGGTTCAGGTTACGTTGAGGACCAAGACTTTATGCTGGATAACATAGCACCCCTTCTCAGTGATGATTTCAGCAGTGATTTTGAGCAAATGTCTACTGGAGCTTCTACATCAAATCAAGGATGGGGGCTTGGCTCTTGCGCATGGAATAGCATGCCTGCTGTATGTCAAATGTCTGAACTCACTTGA
- the LOC110626618 gene encoding uncharacterized protein LOC110626618, which translates to MSSFSLKITGCSVLSLHRLGFNELPCKFISGVPRHFNLQKLENSSLHRSHARRICSVNGESNAYSSDPDISTSNLQGSREKTDDGQESVTSSEILKKLKRYGISGILSYGLLNTAYYLTTFLLVWFYVAPAPAKMGYFAAVERFLKVMAMVWAGSQVTKLVRAGGALALAPFVDRGLSWFTVKFKFESQGKAFMAIVGFCFGLAFILFLVVTLL; encoded by the exons ATGTCGTCTTTCTCGCTGAAAATCACCGGCTGCTCTGTCCTCTCGTTGCATCGGCTG GGTTTCAACGAGCTCCCCTGCAAGTTCATTTCTGGCGTTCCAAGGCATTTTAATCTCCAGAAGTTGGAGAATTCCTCGCTGCATCGGAGCCATGCTCGACGAATCTGCTCAGTTAACGGAGAAAGCAAT GCTTATAGTTCAGATCCTGACATCTCCACTTCTAATCTTCAAG GTTCAAGGGAGAAAACTGATGATGGTCAAGAATCGGTAACATCGAGCGA GATACTAAAGAAACTGAAGAGATATGGAATTTCTGGAATATTGTCATACGGGCTTTTGAATACTGCCTATTACCTCACAACCTTTCTGTTGGTTTG GTTTTATGTTGCCCCAGCTCCTGCAAAAATGGGTTACTTCGCCGCTGTTGAAAG ATTTCTGAAAGTGATGGCGATGGTGTGGGCTGGGAGTCAAGTTACCAAGCTTGTAAGAGCTGGAGG GGCCCTTGCTCTTGCACCTTTTGTTGACAGAGGATTGTCATGGTTCACTGTCAAATTTAAGTTCGAATCTCAGGGGAAG GCTTTCATGGCAATTGTTGGATTCTGTTTTGGACTAGCCTTCATCTTATTTTTGGTTGTGACATTGCTTTGA